In the genome of Brienomyrus brachyistius isolate T26 chromosome 17, BBRACH_0.4, whole genome shotgun sequence, one region contains:
- the st14a gene encoding ST14 transmembrane serine protease matriptase a, with amino-acid sequence MDRSDAKMRYNTQEPDGETSIQFLPASEPKPVKKDKRKTWVVVGVVIAAAIIAVVVGLLVWCFLKSMTVKKMYGGSMRITSETFQDAYEDPNSTEYQALAGRVVSQLASIYQNSPDTSKYYVGTSVEGFSEGSVLAYHLSEFNVPKGQEDTVDHAIGTASKIQSRMAGNTESLSFEDLTSSAVDSRMFQKKLTSKKKFILHAKGDTPQELTSPGFPNSTYPSNTIILWQLRADRGNIIKLNFDTFMLDDDCRKDFVRVYDSLVEDESCLLAEKCGHYAPTEPVTFFSSGNVMLLTLVTNDKHSYPGFRAYFSQVPISTRVCGTTLSGSNGNFNSPEYPNYYPPSVECLWNIQVPAGKYVKVRFLKFLLSELGHIGSDCQKDYVAIDGQKYCGEKKDVFVVINKSNMMKVLFHADKSLVDRGFLAEFEAFEPTNPCPDTFRCKNYRCIKPQLQCNGWNDCGDNSDEMNCKCNQTQISCKNGLCKSPIWKCDGVDDCGDGTDEMGCGTCQSGEVSCQNGKCISEKMKCDGQDNCGDGSDEQNCASVSVIPCTNFTYQCADQKCINKVNPECDGTPDCEDGSDEASCDCGRQLFRMSRIVGGQNSLEGEWPWQVSLHVNSGHVCGASLISDTWLVTAAHCVQDEDNLRLSQPGTWEVYLGLHDQNVKDIQRVVRKLLKNVIQHPNYNPYTYDFDIALMQLDSPVTFSQYIMPVCLPNPAHDFPVGKSVWVTGWGTTQEAGRLAQVLQKAEVRIINSTVCNQLMANQITSRMLCAGVLSGGVDACQGDSGGPLTSLDIGRRYFLAGVVSWGDGCARRNRPGIYTRVTQFRGWIKEKTGV; translated from the exons ATGGATCGCTCAGACGCGAAAATGCGCTACAACACACAG GAGCCGGACGGGGAGACCTCCATCCAGTTCCTTCCAGCATCCGAACCCAAGCCAGTCAAGAAAGACAAGCGCAAGACGTGGGTCGTGGTCGGCGTGGTGATCGCCGCCGCCATCATCGCAGTTGTGGTCGGGCTGCTTGTCTGGTGCT tccTCAAGTCAATGACCGTGAAGAAGATGTACGGTGGCTCCATGCGCATCACCAGTGAGACCTTTCAGGATGCCTACGAAGATCCCAACAGCACCGAGTACCAGGCTCTTGCTGGTCGGGTGGTGTCACAG CTGGCGTCGATTTATCAGAATTCGCCAGATACATCCAAATATTATGTGGGAACATCCGTGGAAGGTTTCAG TGAAGGCAGCGTCCTCGcctatcatctgtctgagttcAATGTACCAAAAGGTCAGGAGGACACTGTGGACCATGCCATAGGTACCGCCAGTAAGATACAGAGCCGCATGGCCGGAAACACGGAGTCGCTGAGTTTCGAGGACCTGACGTCGTCAG CTGTGGACtccagaatgttccagaaaAAGCTCACCT CCAAAAAGAAATTCATTCTTCATGCCAAGGGAGACACGCCCCAAGAGCTAACATCGCCTGGTTTCCCCAACTCGACCTACCCCTCCAACACCATCATCTTGTGGCAGCTACGAGCCGACCGGGGTAACATAATCAAGCTGAATTTCGACACCTTCATGTTGGACGACGACTGTAGGAAGGACTTTGTCAGGGTGTACGACTCGCTCGTGGAGGACGAGAGCTGCCTGCTAGCCGA GAAGTGTGGACACTACGCCCCCACAGAGCCCGTGACCTTCTTCTCGTCCGGGAACGTCATGCTGCTCACGCTGGTCACCAATGACAAGCACAGCTACCCCGGGTTCAGGGCTTACTTCAGCCAAGTCCCTATATCCACACGAG TGTGTGGTACTACACTCAGCGGGTCCAATGGAAACTTCAACAGTCCAGAGTACCCTAACTATTATCCTCCTTCCGTCGAGTGCTTATGGAatatccag GTGCCTGCCGGTAAATATGTCAAAGTGAGGTTTCTGAAGTTCCTCCTGTCAGAACTGGGTCACATTGGCTCTGATTGTCAGAAGGACTACGTAGCGATAGATGGGCAGAA GTACTGTGGCGAAAAGAAGGACGTGTTTGTGGTCATTAACAAGAGCAACATGATGAAGGTGCTGTTCCATGCTGACAAGTCTCTTGTCGACCGAGGGTTCCTTGCTGAATTCGAGGCCTTCGAACCCACCAACC CTTGTCCCGACACTTTCCGCTGCAAGAACTATCGGTGCATCAAGCCGCAGCTGCAATGCAACGGCTGGAACGACTGCGGAGACAACAGCGACGAGATGAACTGCA AATGTAACCAGACTCAGATCAGCTGCAAGAACGGCTTGTGCAAGTCCCCAATCTGGAAATGTGACGGCGTGGATGACTGTGGCGATGGCACTGACGAGATGGGTTGCG GGACGTGTCAGAGCGGGGAGGTGAGCTGCCAGAACGGGAAATGCATCTCGGAGAAGATGAAATGCGACGGCCAGGATAACTGTGGCGATGGTTCTGACGAGCAAAATTGTGCCAGCG TCTCTGTGATACCATGCACCAACTTCACCTACCAGTGTGCagaccagaaatgcatcaacaaGGTGAACCCGGAGTGTGACGGTACTCCAGACTGTGAGGACGGCTCGGATGAGGCCAGCTGCG ACTGTGGCAGACAGCTCTTCAGGATGTCCCGCATCGTGGGGGGCCAGAACTCCCTGGAAGGGGAGTGGCCGTGGCAGGTCAGCCTGCACGTCAATTCGGGGCACGTGTGCGGCGCGTCGCTAATCAGCGACACCTGGCTGGTCACGGCTGCACACTGCGTTCAGGACGAAGACAATCTGCG GCTTTCTCAGCCAGGTACGTGGGAAGTGTACCTTGGCCTGCATGATCAGAATGTAAAAGACATCCAGAGGGTGGTGAGGAAGCTTCTGAAGAACGTCATCCAGCACCCCAACTACAACCCCTACACCTATGACTTCGACATTGCACTGATGCAGCTGGACAGTCCCGTGACCTTCAGCCAGTACATAatgcccgtctgcctgcccaACCCTGCCCATGACTTCCCCGTGGGGAAATCTGTCTGGGTGACCGGCTGGGGCACCACACAGGAGGCCG GAAGATTAGCTCAGGTGCTCCAGAAGGCTGAGGTGCGGATCATCAACAGCACCGTGTGTAACCAGCTGATGGCCAACCAGATCACTTCGCGCATGCTGTGCGCCGGCGTGCTGTCAGGAGGCGTGGACGCATGTCAG GGAGACTCTGGCGGCCCCCTGACCAGCCTGGACATTGGAAGGCGCTACTTCCTGGCAGGAGTGGTGAGCTGGGGAGATGGTTGTGCTCGCAGGAACAGACCTGGCATCTACACACGGGTCACCCAATTTCGTGGCTGGATCAAGGAGAAGACTGGGGTGTAG
- the LOC125711747 gene encoding amyloid beta precursor like protein 2-like produces the protein MGSVPVLCVLALCIIAQALAVYVEALAANAGTGFAVAEPQVAMFCGKLNMHINIQTGRWEPDPSGSQSCMGSKEAVLQYCQEVYPDLQITNVVEANQPIKIENWCKLGRKQCRGHAHSVVPFKCLVDKFVSDVLLVPEKCAFFHKEMMDMCVGHQQWHGVAKEACAKASATLYSYGMLLPCGIDKFHGTEYVCCPPSRPTAPSPAQASQEESEDEEDQGAELDEAYESETEEPGEEPTQKAEGNEEYHYAYEDEEDEEDEGERQPGGQDSLDSGRALEEFKASPQPADAVEIYFGTPADDREHSRFQKAKEQLEVRHQSRMEKVRKEWEEAEHQAKNLPKAERQTLIQHFQAMVESLEEESANEKQQLVETHLARVEAMLNERRRLALEAYLAALQADPPRPHHVLQALKRYMRTENRDRRHTIRHFQHVLAVDPGKAAQMKSQVMTHLRVIDERVNQSLSLPYTVPHVAEAIQDEIDEIVWEQKSDMDQFLSSISESQPDVTLPSEGRPRYPFRVTSLGSQPDPEGFRLDGLIGAEERVINSQTRLKEKVVIDESLDVKEAVYSADRPGVSVNEALESYRPLGEDFSFRTGVLVGLLVTTVAIATVIVISLVMLRKRRNGTISHGIVEVDPMLTPEERHLTKMQNHGYENPTYKYLEQMHI, from the exons GCTCTGGCAGCCAATGCCGGCACAGGGTTCGCCGTGGCAGAACCTCAGGTAGCCATGTTCTGCGGGAAGCTcaacatgcacatcaacatCCAGACCGGTCGCTGGGAACCCGACCCTTCGGGGAGCCAGAGCTGCATGGGAAGCAAAGAGGCCGTTCTGCAGTACTGTCAGGAG gTGTACCCAGACCTGCAGATCACGAACGTGGTGGAAGCGAATCAGCCAATCAAGATTGAGAACTGGTGCAAGCTGGGGAGGAAGCAGTGCAGAGGTCACGCCCACTCTGTGGTGCCATTCAAATGCCTGG TGGACAAGTTTGTGAGTGACGTGCTGCTGGTCCCAGAGAAGTGTGCCTTCTTCCACAAAGAGATGATGGACATGTGCGTCGGTCACCAGCAGTGGCACGGAGTGGCCAAGGAG GCATGTGCCAAGGCCAGTGCCACCCTATATAGCTACGGCATGCTGCTGCCCTGCGGCATCGATAAATTCCATGGGACGGAGTATGTGTGCTGCCCGCCATCACGGCCCACGGCGCCCTCCCCCGCCCAGGCGTCCCAGGAGGAGAGCGAGGATGAGGAGGATCAGGGCGCAGAGCTGGACGAGGCTTATGAGAG CGAGACCGAGGAACCTGGCGAGGAACCAACACAGAAGGCAGAGGGTAATGAGGAGTACCACTACGCgtatgaggatgaggaggatgaggaagatGAGGGGGAGAGGCAGCCTGGAGGGCAGGACAGCCTGGATTCGGGCAGGGCGCTCGAGGAGTTCAAAG cctcacCCCAGCCTGCTGATGCTGTGGAGATCTACTTCGGGACCCCGGCGGACGACAGGGAACACAGCCGCTTCCAGAAGGCCAAGGAGCAGTTGGAGGTTCGGCACCAAAGCCGTATGGAGAAG gtgAGAAAGGAGTGGGAGGAAGCTGAGCACCAGGCCAAGAACCTGCCCAAGGCAGAGAGGCAGACACTCATCCAG CACTTCCAGGCCATGGTGGAGTCCCTGGAAGAAGAGTCGGCCAACGAGAAGCAGCAGCTGGTGGAGACCCACCTGGCACGAGTTGAGGCCATGCTGAATGAGCGCCGGAGGCTGGCTTTGGAGGCCTACCTTGCCGCCCTGCAGGCCGACCCCCCCAGG CCCCACCACGTCCTGCAGGCCCTGAAGCGGTACATGCGCACGGAGAACCGTGACCGCCGGCACACCATACGGCACTTCCAGCACGTCCTGGCTGTAGATCCCGGGAAGGCGGCGCAGATGAAGTCGCAG GTGATGACGCACTTGCGCGTCATTGACGAGAGGGTGAACCAAAGCTTGTCACTACCCTACACAGTGCCCCATGTGGCAGAGGCGATACAGGACGAGATCG ATGAGATTGTCTGGGAGCAGAAGTCTGATATGGACCAGTTCCTGTCCTCCATCTCAGAGTCCCAGCCTGATGTCACCCTGCCCTCGGAGGGCAGGCCTCGCTACCCCTTCAGGGTAACCTCTCTGGGCTCGCAGCCGGACCCTGAGG GGTTCAGGCTGGATGGGCTGATCGGAGCCGAGGAGAGAGTCATCAATAGCCAGACCCGGCTGAAGGAGAAAGTG GTGATCGATGAATCCCTGGATGTTAAAGAGGCTGTTTACAGCGCAGACCGACCTGGTGTTTCAGTTAACGAAGCTCTG GAATCATATCGGCCTCTGGGGGAGGACTTCAGCTTCAGGACCGGAGTTCTGGTTGGTCTCCTGGTAACCACTGTTGCCATAGCGACAGTGATTGTGATCAGTCTGGTGATGCTGAGGAAGAGGCGCAATGGCACCATCAGCCACGGTATCGTGGAG GTCGACCCCATGCTGACCCCTGAAGAACGTCACCTGACCAAGATGCAGAACCATGGCTATGAGAACCCCACCTACAAATATCTGGAGCAGATGCACATCTAG